A stretch of Dermochelys coriacea isolate rDerCor1 chromosome 6, rDerCor1.pri.v4, whole genome shotgun sequence DNA encodes these proteins:
- the BTBD18 gene encoding BTB/POZ domain-containing protein 18 isoform X1, protein MCSPVAGSKILYRNSRLLRVAFLQLHRQQRADVFCDVILQAEGEAVPAHCCILSACSPFFMECLERQMPSKECKVVLELRGLKIGTLRKLVDFLYTSEMEVSREEARDVLAAARQFQVAELESLQLEGGKLVKQVLGRRLNRKCLQPPCLAPISARVVPQACPSAPTIPRTFHPLMAGKQCTAKPQGDGGVHASSTISQAESAKYWAAVVPQNGGAQSGMQGAVAPVQPVETGNVRTKSHSLGLDRSLGVRSTLGKAEGSQGERSTEQAFPSKGCTTDCSPLPRKIKLSRLKLPPPPSACATKAPPTVAPGKTPASIRRLWRQKTPGWDEVGGPEQASPSCHGGSLPVPPKTSNRKRSSSASASGSDTAPEEGLVGSVKLRKVVNGSCWEVVQEPSAREPKGVPVTMGETGTSHVASPPSSRPHKFTHWPELPGTWAASSTELLAGRLEAVLLPEQVTVEQGPSDGREGCRDPYELDMAALEPLSENEEFGDSAPLEQMLDLLLSGSGVEGLGTAGPGGTAGCAPSTGPSHGPNMTPVGAAAAGEEEWHPPEVQLWPEWDDPGKGPLPGWEVGGGHSALSTADGDPLGKPVGGHLVPRRVLSSRHHPTSFSPVPLAPASPQTPQHPSLTVGSREAQLGPLPHVPTEDGMGKGQGPCTTQAARMETKLQLQAPWGLLRSSPKHGSLDHQPHDSPEGDEIDIMVGAEEALVTAGITCVRPDPSSESDEEVDILN, encoded by the exons ATGTGCTCCCCTGTGGCCGGTTCTAAGATTCTCTATCGGAACTCCCGCCTCCTGCGCGTGGCGTTCCTGCAGCTCCATCGCCAGCAGAGGGCAGATGTATTCTGTGACGTCATCCTGCAGGCAGAAG GAGAAGCTGTACCAGCTCACTGCTGCATTCTCTCCGCCTGCAGCCCCTTCTTCATGGAGTGCCTGGAGAGGCAAATGCCCTCCAAGGAGTGCAAAGTGGTGCTGGAGCTGCGGGGTCTGAAGATCGGGACTCTGCGGAAGCTGGTGGATTTCCTATACACCTCGGAGATGGAAGTGTCCCGGGAGGAGGCCCGAGATGTCCTGGCTGCTGCCCGGCAGTTCCAAGTGGCAGAATTGGAGTCGCTGCAGCTGGAGGGTGGGAAGCTAGTGAAACAGGTGCTGGGTCGGCGTTTGAACCGGAAGTGCCTGCAGCCGCCCTGCCTGGCTCCTATCTCTGCTAGGGTTGTGCCGCAAGCCTGCCCTTCTGCTCCCACTATCCCACGGACATTCCACCCCCTGATGGCAGGCAAGCAATGTACAGCAAAGCCCCAAGGGGATGGCGGGGTACATGCCAGCAGCACCATTAGTCAAGCGGAGAGTGCCAAGTATTGGGCAGCTGTAGTACCTCAGAACGGGGGAGCCCAGTCGGGGATGCAGGGTGCGGTGGCTCCCGTGCAGCCAGTGGAGACTGGGAACGTGAGAACCAAGAGCCACTCCTTGGGCTTAGACAGGAGCCTTGGTGTGAGGAGCACACTGGGCAAGGCTGAAGGATCACAGGGTGAGAGGAGCACTGAGCAGGCCTTTCCCAGCAAGGGCTGCACCACAGACTGCTCACCACTGCCAAGAAAGATCAAGCTCAGCCGCCTGAAACTGccgcctccccccagtgcctgtGCCACCAAGGCACCCCCCACTGTAGCACCTGGCAAGACCCCCGCGTCCATCCGGCGTCTCTGGCGACAGAAGACCCCAGGTTGGGATGAAGTAGGTGGGCCAGAGCAGGCCAGCCCCTCTTGCCATGGCGggagcctccctgtgcctccaaAGACAAGCAACAGGAAGCGCAGCTCTAGCGCATCGGCTTCTGGCTCAGACACTGCCCCAGAGGAGGGGCTTGTGGGTAGCGTGAAGCTCAGGAAGGtcgtcaatgggagttgctgggagGTGGTACAAGAGCCATCAGCCAGGGAGCCCAAGGGAGTCCCAGTGACGAtgggagagacaggcacctcCCATGTGGcttccccacccagctccagacCGCACAAGTTTACGCACTGGCCAGAGCTGCCAGGGACATGGGCAGCCAGCTCCACTGAGTTGCTAGCTGGAAGGTTGGAGGCTGTGCTGCTTCCTGAGCAGGTGACAGTAGAACAGGGGCCTTCAGATGGGAGAGAAGGCTGCAGGGACCCTTATGAGCTGGACATGGCGGCATTGGAGCCCTTGAGTgagaatgaggagtttggggactCAGCGCCGCTGGAGCAAATGCTGGACCTGCTGCTATCAGGCAGTGGCGTGGAGGGCCTGGGCACTGCTGGGCCAGGAGGGACAGCAGGCTGTGCCCCTTCCACGGGCCCATCACATGGGCCAAATATGACACCCGtgggtgctgctgcagcaggtgAGGAGGAGTGGCATCCCCCAGAGGTGCAGTTGTGGCCAGAGTGGGATGACCCAGGAAAGGGGCCGCTGCCaggatgggaggtggggggtggtcACTCTGCCCTTAGCACTGCAGATGGGGATCCCCTGGGGAAGCCTGTGGGTGGCCATCTTGTACCCAGAAGGGTTCTCTCTAGCCGTCACCACCCCACCTCGTTCAGCCCAGTGcctctggctcctgccagcccccAGACTCCTCAGCACCCTTCGCTGACAGTTGGCAGCAGGGAGGCTCAGTTGGGCCCATTGCCCCATGTCCCTACGGAAGATGGCATGGGGAAAGGGCAGGGACCCTGCACTACCCAGGCTGCTAGGATGGAGACAAAACTTCAGCTTCAGGCACCCTGGGGGCTGCTCCGAAGCAGCCCAAAGCATGGCTCTTTGGACCATCAGCCCCACGACAGTCCGGAGGGCGACGAGATTGACATCATGGTCGGCGCTGAGGAGGCACTGGTAACTGCTGGCATCACCTGCGTCAGGCCTGACCCCTCCTCCGAGTCTGATGAAGAGGTGGACATTCTGAACTAG
- the BTBD18 gene encoding BTB/POZ domain-containing protein 18 isoform X2: MYSVTSSCRQKELEDREAVPAHCCILSACSPFFMECLERQMPSKECKVVLELRGLKIGTLRKLVDFLYTSEMEVSREEARDVLAAARQFQVAELESLQLEGGKLVKQVLGRRLNRKCLQPPCLAPISARVVPQACPSAPTIPRTFHPLMAGKQCTAKPQGDGGVHASSTISQAESAKYWAAVVPQNGGAQSGMQGAVAPVQPVETGNVRTKSHSLGLDRSLGVRSTLGKAEGSQGERSTEQAFPSKGCTTDCSPLPRKIKLSRLKLPPPPSACATKAPPTVAPGKTPASIRRLWRQKTPGWDEVGGPEQASPSCHGGSLPVPPKTSNRKRSSSASASGSDTAPEEGLVGSVKLRKVVNGSCWEVVQEPSAREPKGVPVTMGETGTSHVASPPSSRPHKFTHWPELPGTWAASSTELLAGRLEAVLLPEQVTVEQGPSDGREGCRDPYELDMAALEPLSENEEFGDSAPLEQMLDLLLSGSGVEGLGTAGPGGTAGCAPSTGPSHGPNMTPVGAAAAGEEEWHPPEVQLWPEWDDPGKGPLPGWEVGGGHSALSTADGDPLGKPVGGHLVPRRVLSSRHHPTSFSPVPLAPASPQTPQHPSLTVGSREAQLGPLPHVPTEDGMGKGQGPCTTQAARMETKLQLQAPWGLLRSSPKHGSLDHQPHDSPEGDEIDIMVGAEEALVTAGITCVRPDPSSESDEEVDILN; encoded by the exons ATGTATTCTGTGACGTCATCCTGCAGGCAGAAG GAATTGGAAGACA GAGAAGCTGTACCAGCTCACTGCTGCATTCTCTCCGCCTGCAGCCCCTTCTTCATGGAGTGCCTGGAGAGGCAAATGCCCTCCAAGGAGTGCAAAGTGGTGCTGGAGCTGCGGGGTCTGAAGATCGGGACTCTGCGGAAGCTGGTGGATTTCCTATACACCTCGGAGATGGAAGTGTCCCGGGAGGAGGCCCGAGATGTCCTGGCTGCTGCCCGGCAGTTCCAAGTGGCAGAATTGGAGTCGCTGCAGCTGGAGGGTGGGAAGCTAGTGAAACAGGTGCTGGGTCGGCGTTTGAACCGGAAGTGCCTGCAGCCGCCCTGCCTGGCTCCTATCTCTGCTAGGGTTGTGCCGCAAGCCTGCCCTTCTGCTCCCACTATCCCACGGACATTCCACCCCCTGATGGCAGGCAAGCAATGTACAGCAAAGCCCCAAGGGGATGGCGGGGTACATGCCAGCAGCACCATTAGTCAAGCGGAGAGTGCCAAGTATTGGGCAGCTGTAGTACCTCAGAACGGGGGAGCCCAGTCGGGGATGCAGGGTGCGGTGGCTCCCGTGCAGCCAGTGGAGACTGGGAACGTGAGAACCAAGAGCCACTCCTTGGGCTTAGACAGGAGCCTTGGTGTGAGGAGCACACTGGGCAAGGCTGAAGGATCACAGGGTGAGAGGAGCACTGAGCAGGCCTTTCCCAGCAAGGGCTGCACCACAGACTGCTCACCACTGCCAAGAAAGATCAAGCTCAGCCGCCTGAAACTGccgcctccccccagtgcctgtGCCACCAAGGCACCCCCCACTGTAGCACCTGGCAAGACCCCCGCGTCCATCCGGCGTCTCTGGCGACAGAAGACCCCAGGTTGGGATGAAGTAGGTGGGCCAGAGCAGGCCAGCCCCTCTTGCCATGGCGggagcctccctgtgcctccaaAGACAAGCAACAGGAAGCGCAGCTCTAGCGCATCGGCTTCTGGCTCAGACACTGCCCCAGAGGAGGGGCTTGTGGGTAGCGTGAAGCTCAGGAAGGtcgtcaatgggagttgctgggagGTGGTACAAGAGCCATCAGCCAGGGAGCCCAAGGGAGTCCCAGTGACGAtgggagagacaggcacctcCCATGTGGcttccccacccagctccagacCGCACAAGTTTACGCACTGGCCAGAGCTGCCAGGGACATGGGCAGCCAGCTCCACTGAGTTGCTAGCTGGAAGGTTGGAGGCTGTGCTGCTTCCTGAGCAGGTGACAGTAGAACAGGGGCCTTCAGATGGGAGAGAAGGCTGCAGGGACCCTTATGAGCTGGACATGGCGGCATTGGAGCCCTTGAGTgagaatgaggagtttggggactCAGCGCCGCTGGAGCAAATGCTGGACCTGCTGCTATCAGGCAGTGGCGTGGAGGGCCTGGGCACTGCTGGGCCAGGAGGGACAGCAGGCTGTGCCCCTTCCACGGGCCCATCACATGGGCCAAATATGACACCCGtgggtgctgctgcagcaggtgAGGAGGAGTGGCATCCCCCAGAGGTGCAGTTGTGGCCAGAGTGGGATGACCCAGGAAAGGGGCCGCTGCCaggatgggaggtggggggtggtcACTCTGCCCTTAGCACTGCAGATGGGGATCCCCTGGGGAAGCCTGTGGGTGGCCATCTTGTACCCAGAAGGGTTCTCTCTAGCCGTCACCACCCCACCTCGTTCAGCCCAGTGcctctggctcctgccagcccccAGACTCCTCAGCACCCTTCGCTGACAGTTGGCAGCAGGGAGGCTCAGTTGGGCCCATTGCCCCATGTCCCTACGGAAGATGGCATGGGGAAAGGGCAGGGACCCTGCACTACCCAGGCTGCTAGGATGGAGACAAAACTTCAGCTTCAGGCACCCTGGGGGCTGCTCCGAAGCAGCCCAAAGCATGGCTCTTTGGACCATCAGCCCCACGACAGTCCGGAGGGCGACGAGATTGACATCATGGTCGGCGCTGAGGAGGCACTGGTAACTGCTGGCATCACCTGCGTCAGGCCTGACCCCTCCTCCGAGTCTGATGAAGAGGTGGACATTCTGAACTAG
- the BTBD18 gene encoding BTB/POZ domain-containing protein 18 isoform X3: MECLERQMPSKECKVVLELRGLKIGTLRKLVDFLYTSEMEVSREEARDVLAAARQFQVAELESLQLEGGKLVKQVLGRRLNRKCLQPPCLAPISARVVPQACPSAPTIPRTFHPLMAGKQCTAKPQGDGGVHASSTISQAESAKYWAAVVPQNGGAQSGMQGAVAPVQPVETGNVRTKSHSLGLDRSLGVRSTLGKAEGSQGERSTEQAFPSKGCTTDCSPLPRKIKLSRLKLPPPPSACATKAPPTVAPGKTPASIRRLWRQKTPGWDEVGGPEQASPSCHGGSLPVPPKTSNRKRSSSASASGSDTAPEEGLVGSVKLRKVVNGSCWEVVQEPSAREPKGVPVTMGETGTSHVASPPSSRPHKFTHWPELPGTWAASSTELLAGRLEAVLLPEQVTVEQGPSDGREGCRDPYELDMAALEPLSENEEFGDSAPLEQMLDLLLSGSGVEGLGTAGPGGTAGCAPSTGPSHGPNMTPVGAAAAGEEEWHPPEVQLWPEWDDPGKGPLPGWEVGGGHSALSTADGDPLGKPVGGHLVPRRVLSSRHHPTSFSPVPLAPASPQTPQHPSLTVGSREAQLGPLPHVPTEDGMGKGQGPCTTQAARMETKLQLQAPWGLLRSSPKHGSLDHQPHDSPEGDEIDIMVGAEEALVTAGITCVRPDPSSESDEEVDILN; encoded by the coding sequence ATGGAGTGCCTGGAGAGGCAAATGCCCTCCAAGGAGTGCAAAGTGGTGCTGGAGCTGCGGGGTCTGAAGATCGGGACTCTGCGGAAGCTGGTGGATTTCCTATACACCTCGGAGATGGAAGTGTCCCGGGAGGAGGCCCGAGATGTCCTGGCTGCTGCCCGGCAGTTCCAAGTGGCAGAATTGGAGTCGCTGCAGCTGGAGGGTGGGAAGCTAGTGAAACAGGTGCTGGGTCGGCGTTTGAACCGGAAGTGCCTGCAGCCGCCCTGCCTGGCTCCTATCTCTGCTAGGGTTGTGCCGCAAGCCTGCCCTTCTGCTCCCACTATCCCACGGACATTCCACCCCCTGATGGCAGGCAAGCAATGTACAGCAAAGCCCCAAGGGGATGGCGGGGTACATGCCAGCAGCACCATTAGTCAAGCGGAGAGTGCCAAGTATTGGGCAGCTGTAGTACCTCAGAACGGGGGAGCCCAGTCGGGGATGCAGGGTGCGGTGGCTCCCGTGCAGCCAGTGGAGACTGGGAACGTGAGAACCAAGAGCCACTCCTTGGGCTTAGACAGGAGCCTTGGTGTGAGGAGCACACTGGGCAAGGCTGAAGGATCACAGGGTGAGAGGAGCACTGAGCAGGCCTTTCCCAGCAAGGGCTGCACCACAGACTGCTCACCACTGCCAAGAAAGATCAAGCTCAGCCGCCTGAAACTGccgcctccccccagtgcctgtGCCACCAAGGCACCCCCCACTGTAGCACCTGGCAAGACCCCCGCGTCCATCCGGCGTCTCTGGCGACAGAAGACCCCAGGTTGGGATGAAGTAGGTGGGCCAGAGCAGGCCAGCCCCTCTTGCCATGGCGggagcctccctgtgcctccaaAGACAAGCAACAGGAAGCGCAGCTCTAGCGCATCGGCTTCTGGCTCAGACACTGCCCCAGAGGAGGGGCTTGTGGGTAGCGTGAAGCTCAGGAAGGtcgtcaatgggagttgctgggagGTGGTACAAGAGCCATCAGCCAGGGAGCCCAAGGGAGTCCCAGTGACGAtgggagagacaggcacctcCCATGTGGcttccccacccagctccagacCGCACAAGTTTACGCACTGGCCAGAGCTGCCAGGGACATGGGCAGCCAGCTCCACTGAGTTGCTAGCTGGAAGGTTGGAGGCTGTGCTGCTTCCTGAGCAGGTGACAGTAGAACAGGGGCCTTCAGATGGGAGAGAAGGCTGCAGGGACCCTTATGAGCTGGACATGGCGGCATTGGAGCCCTTGAGTgagaatgaggagtttggggactCAGCGCCGCTGGAGCAAATGCTGGACCTGCTGCTATCAGGCAGTGGCGTGGAGGGCCTGGGCACTGCTGGGCCAGGAGGGACAGCAGGCTGTGCCCCTTCCACGGGCCCATCACATGGGCCAAATATGACACCCGtgggtgctgctgcagcaggtgAGGAGGAGTGGCATCCCCCAGAGGTGCAGTTGTGGCCAGAGTGGGATGACCCAGGAAAGGGGCCGCTGCCaggatgggaggtggggggtggtcACTCTGCCCTTAGCACTGCAGATGGGGATCCCCTGGGGAAGCCTGTGGGTGGCCATCTTGTACCCAGAAGGGTTCTCTCTAGCCGTCACCACCCCACCTCGTTCAGCCCAGTGcctctggctcctgccagcccccAGACTCCTCAGCACCCTTCGCTGACAGTTGGCAGCAGGGAGGCTCAGTTGGGCCCATTGCCCCATGTCCCTACGGAAGATGGCATGGGGAAAGGGCAGGGACCCTGCACTACCCAGGCTGCTAGGATGGAGACAAAACTTCAGCTTCAGGCACCCTGGGGGCTGCTCCGAAGCAGCCCAAAGCATGGCTCTTTGGACCATCAGCCCCACGACAGTCCGGAGGGCGACGAGATTGACATCATGGTCGGCGCTGAGGAGGCACTGGTAACTGCTGGCATCACCTGCGTCAGGCCTGACCCCTCCTCCGAGTCTGATGAAGAGGTGGACATTCTGAACTAG